The following proteins are co-located in the Chitinispirillum alkaliphilum genome:
- a CDS encoding Signal transduction histidine kinase CheA: MSVHYIKKWHTTSGKKVYSMLETDREMLNELIIESREHLEAIEPDLLELEKKGSSVSPELINRVFRAVHSIKGGFGFFGVTTIVNLSHAMENVMSRVREKAIEVTPEMTDALLQGIDKLSTLLNDVSDSENVPVSEEIDKLSPFLGGTAQSLSGKTQMSDSGLGDKNDPGSKFSMLTDEIYADVIKNGKLLYQVTVVPKTDLSNLNPSDLFKEWEKYGEIIQTVPEREYVLNVKEIMQCEEILVLYSTVLEPDLINECLGLNCERILCVDTDKYRNKANNSLDTELEAANGIAAPNGEKKSSSRIEDVLRVKVSLLNSLMNNAGELVLARNQLLQFIGRPFSHLQESQEFSSEIVNAIIKTLESRNLLKSLQNQEGLQEELNEAVLSSMNFKLNDIQGVNTIVQGVDMVTTVLQEGIMQTRMQPISVVFSKFPRIIRDLAKNLGKKINLVQIGQDVELDKSVIELLSDPLTHLIRNCADHGIESVEKRKNAGKDETGQVVLKAYHEGGKVIIEIDDDGAGIDCEKVKQKALDKGIITADQAKKITDQDARMLIFSAGFSTAEKVTDVSGRGVGMDVVRTNIERLGGTIELQSDLGDGTRIVLKLPLTLAIVPSLIVVCEGRKFAVPQVGLEEVVRVRAKDLTSQIEKIHNSEILRLRGKLLPLVRLSEVLGLIPTFIHPVTGRREIDKRSRLSDRRGTPDQQNKETDSGLSEKRSGKKDRRESVKNAVKILVLKIDKKRYGLIVGDILESEEIVVKPLPEFLKENQCYAGATIMGDGKVAMIIDAGGISNMAKLSFDEVDKALRDDPTNTLHSENIQEMLIFSLGGKESLAIGLDEIARIEKRNLSEIEFVGGKQFVQTGDTALEIIRLDQHMSISAGEENCDNSIFLIVPKNTPRPMGFVAAAVCDTVKSVFALNRENVKGVGIKGTQIINEKLTLVLDVPALIEASVD, translated from the coding sequence ATGTCTGTTCACTATATAAAAAAATGGCATACCACTTCAGGAAAAAAGGTGTATAGTATGTTAGAAACCGATCGCGAAATGCTCAATGAATTGATAATTGAATCAAGAGAACACCTTGAAGCCATAGAACCGGATCTTCTGGAACTTGAAAAGAAAGGAAGTAGTGTATCCCCTGAACTTATCAACAGAGTATTTCGGGCTGTACACAGTATAAAGGGAGGGTTCGGCTTTTTTGGTGTTACAACAATTGTAAACCTCTCCCATGCAATGGAAAATGTCATGTCCAGAGTACGGGAGAAAGCGATAGAAGTCACCCCGGAAATGACAGATGCACTTTTGCAGGGTATTGATAAGCTAAGTACTCTTCTAAATGATGTAAGCGACAGTGAGAATGTCCCGGTTTCTGAGGAGATTGATAAATTATCTCCCTTCCTTGGCGGTACAGCCCAATCATTGAGCGGAAAAACTCAGATGAGTGATTCGGGGCTTGGAGATAAGAATGATCCTGGCAGTAAATTCAGTATGCTGACTGATGAGATATATGCTGATGTGATTAAAAATGGCAAACTGCTGTATCAGGTAACTGTGGTACCGAAAACAGATCTCTCCAACCTTAACCCAAGCGATTTATTCAAAGAGTGGGAAAAATATGGTGAAATAATTCAAACTGTCCCCGAAAGAGAATATGTTTTAAATGTAAAAGAAATCATGCAATGCGAGGAAATACTGGTCCTCTACTCAACGGTTCTTGAGCCTGATCTTATCAACGAGTGTCTTGGACTCAATTGTGAAAGAATATTGTGTGTCGATACCGATAAATACAGAAATAAGGCAAATAATTCTCTTGATACAGAGCTCGAAGCTGCTAATGGAATTGCTGCCCCTAACGGAGAAAAAAAGAGCAGTTCACGAATCGAGGATGTGCTTAGAGTAAAGGTAAGTCTTTTGAACTCTCTGATGAACAATGCAGGTGAACTTGTATTGGCCAGAAATCAGCTGCTGCAGTTTATCGGCAGACCTTTTTCCCACCTACAGGAATCCCAGGAATTTAGTTCAGAAATAGTTAATGCGATCATCAAAACTCTGGAGAGCAGAAATCTTTTAAAATCACTGCAAAATCAGGAAGGTTTACAGGAAGAACTAAATGAAGCAGTGCTTTCCTCGATGAATTTTAAATTAAATGACATTCAGGGCGTAAATACTATTGTTCAGGGTGTTGATATGGTGACTACAGTTCTGCAGGAAGGTATCATGCAGACGAGGATGCAACCCATATCGGTGGTTTTCAGCAAATTTCCAAGAATTATCCGAGATCTTGCAAAAAATCTCGGAAAAAAAATCAATCTCGTTCAGATCGGTCAGGATGTCGAGCTTGACAAATCTGTAATAGAGCTTCTTTCTGATCCTCTCACTCATTTGATTAGAAACTGTGCGGATCACGGTATCGAGTCTGTTGAGAAAAGGAAAAATGCTGGAAAGGATGAAACGGGGCAGGTCGTACTTAAAGCCTATCATGAGGGTGGGAAGGTAATCATTGAGATTGATGATGATGGTGCAGGAATAGATTGTGAAAAAGTTAAGCAAAAGGCTTTGGACAAAGGAATTATCACTGCAGATCAGGCCAAAAAGATTACAGATCAAGATGCCCGGATGCTTATCTTTTCGGCTGGTTTCTCTACTGCCGAAAAAGTAACTGACGTCTCTGGAAGAGGCGTGGGTATGGATGTGGTGAGAACGAATATTGAACGACTGGGAGGAACAATTGAACTCCAGTCGGATTTGGGAGATGGAACCAGGATAGTTCTAAAACTCCCTCTTACTCTTGCAATTGTACCATCGCTGATTGTTGTCTGTGAGGGGAGAAAGTTTGCCGTACCTCAGGTTGGGCTTGAAGAGGTGGTGAGGGTCAGGGCTAAAGATCTGACCTCTCAAATCGAGAAAATTCATAATTCCGAGATATTGAGACTGCGGGGGAAGCTTCTTCCTCTTGTAAGGTTGTCGGAAGTTCTCGGTCTCATACCCACATTCATACACCCTGTAACCGGGCGCAGGGAGATAGACAAAAGAAGCAGGTTGTCAGACCGGAGAGGAACTCCGGATCAGCAGAACAAAGAGACAGACAGCGGGTTGTCAGAAAAGAGAAGTGGGAAAAAGGACAGAAGAGAATCTGTTAAAAATGCAGTCAAAATTCTTGTCCTTAAAATAGATAAAAAACGTTATGGCCTTATAGTTGGTGACATATTAGAAAGCGAAGAGATTGTTGTAAAGCCATTACCTGAATTCCTCAAGGAAAATCAGTGTTACGCCGGGGCCACAATTATGGGAGATGGTAAGGTTGCAATGATCATCGATGCCGGGGGGATATCAAATATGGCAAAACTCTCCTTCGATGAAGTTGACAAGGCCCTCAGGGATGACCCGACAAATACATTACACTCTGAAAATATCCAAGAAATGCTTATCTTTTCACTCGGGGGAAAAGAATCATTGGCGATAGGGCTTGATGAGATTGCGAGAATAGAAAAACGCAATTTGTCTGAAATAGAGTTTGTTGGGGGGAAGCAATTTGTTCAAACCGGAGACACTGCTTTGGAAATTATTAGGCTGGATCAGCATATGTCTATATCTGCTGGAGAAGAGAACTGTGATAATTCGATATTTCTGATTGTTCCCAAAAACACCCCAAGGCCGATGGGTTTTGTTGCAGCTGCGGTATGTGATACGGTGAAGTCAGTTTTTGCTCTCAATAGGGAGAATGTAAAAGGTGTAGGGATAAAAGGTACTCAGATAATTAATGAAAAGCTTACTCTGGTGCTTGATGTCCCTGCTCTTATAGAGGCTTCGGTTGATTAA
- a CDS encoding Positive regulator of CheA protein activity (CheW) — MLRQFATFYLGDNLYGIDVLLIREINQNIFITEVDPSPDYIVGLMNLRGQIVTIADLKVKLGVENEIDIIPGANCIVLKTDAELDRLRDEGLNVGTTSKDMVGLMVDKIGDMITVDEEEMEPPPANVFGVDCYYIKGVIKLDRQLLVVLNINNVLSMENMYGK; from the coding sequence ATGCTCAGACAATTTGCAACTTTCTATTTAGGTGACAACCTTTACGGAATAGATGTTTTGCTTATCAGGGAGATTAACCAAAACATATTCATAACAGAGGTTGACCCCTCTCCCGATTACATTGTTGGACTTATGAATCTGCGGGGGCAGATTGTGACCATTGCTGATTTGAAGGTTAAACTTGGTGTTGAAAATGAGATCGATATTATTCCAGGTGCTAACTGCATTGTGCTCAAAACTGATGCTGAACTTGATCGTCTCAGAGATGAGGGGCTTAATGTGGGCACAACGTCAAAGGATATGGTTGGACTCATGGTCGATAAAATCGGTGACATGATTACTGTTGACGAAGAAGAGATGGAGCCGCCTCCTGCCAATGTGTTCGGTGTGGATTGTTATTACATAAAAGGGGTTATTAAACTTGACAGACAGTTGCTTGTTGTCCTCAACATAAATAACGTCCTTTCCATGGAAAATATGTATGGAAAGTAG
- a CDS encoding Chemotaxis response regulator protein-glutamate methylesterase CheB, with protein MAIRVMVVDDTVIYRKIASEALGDFSDVEVVCTAPTGDIALRKMSANKIDLVLCDINMPGMDGVKTLEAVRKLYPSTLFVMMSGINTRHADVTIEALQKGALDFIKKPQGSSMDQSRSELRNDLASVLRIVRMRMGLNKPQPGEKKTTFAVAPPVLSKTSLSGTAAPIPSKFSILAIGVSTGGPEALNKLIPSLPSSFPVPVVIVQHMPVGFTKSLAESLNKKSKLTVVEAQNGDVVLPGKVYVAPGGIHMTVRSRDNATIIGLDDGPAENSCKPAVDVLFRSVASVFESKGVLSVILTGMGSDGVKGVKALKKKGCYSITQSASSCVVYGMPKAVDDEGLSDKSVDLDTIPIEICRVLRIS; from the coding sequence TTGGCTATACGGGTGATGGTTGTTGATGATACGGTTATCTACAGAAAAATAGCTTCCGAAGCACTTGGCGATTTCTCCGATGTTGAGGTTGTGTGTACTGCGCCAACGGGGGATATAGCACTGAGGAAAATGTCTGCCAACAAAATTGATCTGGTGCTCTGTGATATAAACATGCCCGGTATGGATGGAGTTAAAACACTTGAGGCTGTCAGAAAACTTTACCCTTCGACACTTTTTGTTATGATGAGCGGAATAAATACCAGACATGCTGATGTTACGATTGAGGCTCTTCAGAAAGGTGCCCTGGATTTTATTAAGAAGCCCCAAGGCTCTTCGATGGATCAGAGCCGAAGCGAACTCAGAAACGATCTGGCTTCAGTACTAAGAATCGTTCGGATGCGCATGGGTTTAAATAAACCTCAACCGGGAGAAAAAAAGACAACCTTTGCTGTCGCCCCACCCGTATTATCGAAAACATCTCTTTCGGGTACTGCGGCTCCGATCCCTTCAAAGTTCTCTATTCTCGCAATTGGGGTTTCAACCGGGGGACCGGAAGCTTTAAATAAGCTGATACCAAGTCTTCCGTCTTCTTTCCCGGTCCCTGTTGTTATAGTGCAGCATATGCCTGTTGGCTTTACAAAATCGCTTGCAGAAAGTCTCAACAAGAAATCTAAGCTTACTGTTGTTGAGGCGCAAAACGGGGATGTCGTATTGCCTGGAAAAGTATATGTAGCTCCCGGTGGAATACATATGACGGTTCGATCAAGAGATAATGCAACAATCATCGGACTGGATGATGGTCCTGCAGAAAACAGCTGTAAACCTGCTGTAGATGTGCTGTTTAGGTCTGTTGCATCTGTTTTTGAAAGTAAAGGTGTTTTGTCAGTCATACTTACCGGTATGGGATCGGACGGAGTAAAAGGGGTAAAGGCTCTCAAAAAGAAGGGGTGTTACAGTATCACTCAGTCCGCATCCAGTTGTGTTGTGTATGGAATGCCCAAAGCAGTCGATGATGAGGGGTTATCTGATAAGTCAGTAGATTTGGATACTATTCCTATTGAAATTTGTAGAGTTTTGAGGATATCTTGA
- a CDS encoding Chemotaxis protein methyltransferase CheR gives MRDYIEKYCGISIKEEKVYLLETRLGSLMTESGCSNFRQFHRKAVDGSDGKLREKIIDAMTTNETLWFRDSSPFVILDDVLLKEFHEQVRSGKKSKIRIWSAACSTGQEPYSIAMTIHDYIKAHSGISSDKFEIVATDISPTVLFTAMAGRYDGFAISRGLPGAMLDRYFTQSGNVWIIKDQIKRMVQFKKLNLQDNFSTIGKPDLIFCRNVLIYFSEEFKKNILRRMASLLRPGGYLFLGASESINNYSAEYEMHRHSRGLYYRVRE, from the coding sequence ATGCGCGATTATATTGAGAAATACTGCGGGATTAGTATAAAAGAAGAGAAGGTTTACCTTCTTGAAACACGCCTTGGCTCGCTTATGACCGAAAGCGGGTGCAGCAATTTTCGGCAGTTTCACCGCAAAGCAGTAGATGGTTCTGATGGTAAACTGAGGGAGAAAATTATCGATGCAATGACAACAAACGAGACCTTGTGGTTTCGGGATTCATCACCTTTTGTCATTCTTGATGATGTACTTCTCAAAGAGTTTCATGAACAGGTCAGGAGTGGGAAAAAATCAAAAATCAGGATATGGAGCGCAGCCTGTTCGACCGGCCAGGAGCCTTACTCTATAGCCATGACTATACATGATTACATAAAAGCTCACTCAGGGATCTCATCTGACAAATTTGAAATTGTTGCAACAGATATCTCTCCAACAGTGCTCTTTACAGCCATGGCCGGTAGGTATGATGGATTCGCGATATCCAGAGGACTTCCCGGTGCTATGCTTGATCGCTATTTCACACAATCAGGAAATGTATGGATAATAAAAGATCAAATCAAAAGGATGGTTCAGTTCAAAAAACTTAATCTTCAGGATAATTTCTCAACGATAGGGAAACCTGATCTTATTTTCTGCAGAAATGTACTTATCTATTTTTCTGAGGAATTTAAAAAAAACATTCTCAGGAGAATGGCATCATTGCTGCGTCCGGGGGGATATCTGTTTCTGGGTGCATCGGAGTCGATCAATAACTACTCTGCAGAATATGAAATGCATCGTCATAGCCGTGGCCTTTATTACAGGGTCAGAGAATAG
- a CDS encoding Chemotaxis protein CheX, producing MDVSYVNPFITATVETFKTMLNCELKMQKPVLKMDAKHQFDVSGVIALTGQAQGIIALSFPKVLALKYVSIMLGTEIKIVGADLTDAIGEIANIVAGYAKQYLTEYKLTISLPNVVIGKDHRIAVPKGVPTMVVPFNSTHGEFAMEVALKTAKKG from the coding sequence ATGGATGTATCTTATGTTAACCCTTTTATAACTGCAACAGTCGAAACATTTAAGACGATGCTCAATTGTGAATTAAAAATGCAAAAACCAGTTTTGAAAATGGACGCCAAACATCAGTTTGATGTTTCGGGGGTCATTGCACTTACAGGACAAGCACAGGGAATTATTGCGTTGAGTTTCCCAAAAGTTTTGGCTCTGAAGTATGTTTCCATTATGCTTGGAACTGAGATAAAAATTGTGGGAGCGGATTTAACCGACGCTATCGGAGAAATCGCCAATATCGTAGCCGGGTATGCCAAGCAGTATCTTACAGAGTACAAACTTACAATCAGTTTGCCGAATGTGGTCATCGGGAAAGACCATCGGATAGCTGTTCCCAAAGGTGTCCCAACCATGGTTGTCCCCTTCAACAGCACGCATGGTGAGTTTGCTATGGAAGTTGCCCTGAAAACTGCTAAGAAAGGATAA
- a CDS encoding Chemotaxis regulator - transmits chemoreceptor signals to flagelllar motor components CheY has product MKILLVDDSVTMRRIQKTQLTSLNLTDILEAGDGEQAFKMLEQNMPVDLILLDWNMPVMDGLTFLKKARSDSKYKDVKIFMCTSESEKSRVVEAIGAGANNYIVKPFTPEALKTKLGL; this is encoded by the coding sequence ATGAAAATATTATTGGTCGATGATTCTGTCACAATGAGAAGAATTCAGAAAACACAATTGACATCGCTAAACCTTACAGATATACTGGAAGCTGGCGACGGGGAACAGGCATTTAAGATGTTGGAGCAAAATATGCCTGTAGATCTGATACTTCTCGATTGGAACATGCCGGTCATGGATGGTCTGACTTTCCTGAAAAAGGCTCGATCCGATTCAAAATATAAAGATGTCAAAATATTCATGTGTACTTCAGAATCTGAAAAATCAAGGGTGGTGGAAGCAATCGGTGCCGGAGCAAATAATTATATTGTAAAGCCTTTTACTCCTGAGGCATTGAAAACTAAACTTGGTTTGTGA